acttGTTACTTGTGTTACACATTTAATCaaagatattttcttgtttACGTGCATACAGTTCATGAAAAGGTTTGACTAACATGCACAGATTGCTAGTCAGGATACAGAAGATCACATATTTTGTTGGCTTTTAACAAACTTTCTCAAGTGTTTTCTACTGTATGACTTAAGGAAAAGgtaacattaaaaataagcacTGGTAGTAACCTATCAATTTTAATACGTAAGGTCTATTGGCTTCCAGCAGGTGTGAGGTTTCATTAAACAGGCGTGTAAAGCTCAGCAGTGATATTCCCTTGCtttcaaagtactttttttcccctcttgtgCAGCCATAAGTGGTAGAGCATTGCTGTTGATCgcagcagcagtgttttgtGGTGCTGCCTGGTATGGTTATTAACACAGCCATATGAGCCTCCCTTCTCTGGGGACTTCTGGAGTGCATGACACCTAGACTGagtttttgatttgttttgatgTAAACTTTGTCACTGAAGTAAATTGGAAGCCCTATATGATGACCTAAAGTTGAGAAAGCTGAGTTCTGAACCTTTGTAAAACCTCAGTATTTacaattgaaattaatttgttccACCCTTAGTGTGCTGTCCTGCTCACAGTGCACTCAAAGTGGGGTGGTAGAAATGTGAGCATCAGTCTTGCAAAATAATTCTGGCTATTTCTATTTCTAGGGTTTAATGCATCTCCAAGGGAAGCCAGTGTGTTCTTTTGACCCAGAAGGGTTGATTTTTGCTGCTGGAGTAAATTCTGAAATGGTGAAGCTTTATGATCTCCGTTCTTTTGACAAGGTGAGGTAACCTGACTTCCCTTCTTACAGCTTTTATCTTGCAAGAGGTAATCTAAACTCAGTGCTCAGAGGCTGGATTTGTATTCTCAAGCTTAATGTCTGGGTGTGTCCTTGGCATCCAGAGAGTTCTCAGTAAGCACACATCTCAGGGACAGAAGTACAAATCCTGAGGTACACTCTTAACCAATGTTTAAGTGCTAACTCTTGAACCTGCTCCCAACTGCAGTTTAGGCTCTTTGTTGTGCAGTTTTGGCCtttctttccttgctgcttATTCTGGAAGAACACTGGCAAAGATTGAGCCAGGACTGTCAGAAAAGATGGAAATTTCAAAGGAAACTGTACTGGTGTGGGCAGCTGAACTGAATAAGCACTGAACATAGTTAGGTCCATGGTTTTCAAAACTCAGATGATGATTACACTGGCTCAAACTCTAACTGCATTTAGCAGCCTTGTTCAAAAACTTATTCCTACCTTAATTTCTGCTGTTGATTGTGATAGAGTATGAAACTGTTGGATTGAAACAGCCTGTTGCgctctttttgttttggaaactAGATTCATATATTGAAACTTATACATTCAGAGATACGTTTGCCTTGACACTCATTGTCTTCTGGTATCTTAGGGCcaaggattttcttttaaaaaaatctgaactgcTTTCCTGTGCAAAGGTTAAAAGCAGATTCTTGTTACCAGCAATATAAACAGTCTTCTTcatatttcccattttctctctgcagggGCCATTTGCTACGTTTAAGATGCAATATGACCGAACGTGTGAGTGGACAGGCCTGAAGTTCAGCAATGATGGGAAACTCATCCTCATCTCCACGAACGGCGGCTTCATTCGGTTGATCGATGCTTTCAAAGGAGCTGTCTTGCACACGTTTGGGGTGAGCCTGCTGCCTGTGGTACTTGCTGGAAAACCTGGTGTTAGTTTGGGGAGCAGGTGCCCTTGGGTTGTGAGATTGCTGTGGACACACTCCCTACTACATATTCTCCTGTTTTGTGCCATAGGGTTATAACAATAGTAAGGCTGTCACGCTGGAGGCATCATTCACACCAGACTCTCAGTTCATCATGATAGGTAAGATAATTCTTGGCAAGAGTTGCAGTACTCTGAAATTAGCCGTGTTATGTAGGGCTAAAGCTGTGTCTGTTGGGAAAcagaatgtatttaaataatacaATGCAGCTGTAAGCTTTCTTTGCACTGACAGTGTTCTGTTTTGTTAGATTGCTCAGTGTTCTGTAGACTGAAATGTAAAAAAGCCTGCaagtcttttcttcttttccaataTATAAATGCTGTTCCAAAATAGATAAGAAACCAGGAAACTGTTGTAGTGTGGGAAAACTGGTCACACAGTTTGTTAGTGGTCCTCTCCCTGTGGCTAGGATGCCCTCATGTGCTGCCTCACAGCATTTTGTGGCTGTGTTGTGGCCATCCCCTGTTTCCTGATGACCAAAGCACATGTTTGTGCTTGAGTGACTGGTCTCGTTGCTTGGTGCATTTGTACACCCCCAGGGCTGTTCTCACTGGTGACATTGTGGGGCAGCTGCAGTTTGTTCATGTGGCTCTTGTAAACCCCCATGTCTGTGGAACAAGCTCTTAACCCTTGATAGGAGCTGTAGGCATCAGTCTGATGGCTCCCAGTGTATGATTCCCCTGGCCCTCTGCAAGATGAACTCCTGAGGGAAGCAGGTGGCAAAAATCAGCTTGAAACTCCTGTACAGGCTGGTGTTGCACCTTGGGCACCCCACAATGAGCACTTCAGTCAACCTTCAATTGAGCACTTCAGGCCCACAGGACCTTTGGACTCAAGTCAGATGAGTCTGTGTGGTGCTGCCCCTTCCTAGAactctgtattttcttcttatttctgTGGCTGATATATCAAATATGTTTACCCTTGTGTAATTTGATATCCAGATCCTCATTTTTCCTGTATGAGTGATGGTCTTGGcaaaacttaatttcttttgttctggCTGAGAACTTCCTGATTACAGAGAAGaggggtggggtttttgtttagtttgtcTCTGGAGAGCACTTTATTGCACATATTTACCTTCCTGTTGTGCTCTTCCGAACTAAAACAGTAGTAGAAGTTCCAAACCACTTACTCCTGTTCAGTTTTTACATATGGTTAAGTTGCAACTtgtgtttcttaatttttttcctgaaaagctACAGACATaaataaaggagaagaaaatgctttatgCTTTGTGGTTTTATTAGGAATCCTATTTAAAATGAGTCTAAAGCAgtctaattaaaaattaatgagtCTAATTAAAAAATCCTAAGTTCTCAGCCTCAGagtttgaaaaatgtaattttaaagtgaaaaactTGTTCCATTATAATAATGTGGAGAGTCAATATCTCCAGGGGAGCTTCTGATACTTGGCTTAGTGCATTGAAATCTGGTTACCTTCCATGGTAAAAGCTTTGGCTTGATTCTGTGCCCGCTGAGTGAGACATTTACCTGTGTCTGAACTGAGAACTTGTGTGAACAATGACTCTTTCCCTAGCACTTGGTCTCTGTACATTGTTGCAGGTTGGCCAGGGTCTCTCCTCCAGAGCTGGAGGTGTCAGGTCTCCTTTCCTACTGGGTGATAGTAGTTAACATCTTTGCCTCAATAGCGTTGCCCTGTTGTGTAGTTGAGTCTCTGCAGTGCAAAGATACAAACCTGCCATATGGATATAGGTGTTTCAACTCTGTCATGTTTTGTACGTGCCCTTGTGACACTTGGAGAACTCTAAAGGTTTTGTTATGAAGTTGAGACCTGCCTGAAAAACAGACCTTTCTGTTGAGACAGAAAAAAGGGTTCTTTCTTCTGCTGACCTCTCCTGTGCATCTTTCATATCTTGCTTTCCACTCTCACCTTCAGGTTCGGAGGATGGGAAGATCCATGTTTGGAATGGAGAAAGTGGGATGAAGGTGGCTGTCCTAGACGGAAAACACACAGGTCCTATAACCTGTCTGCAGTTCAATCCAAAATTCATGACTTTTGCTAGTGCATGTTCCAATATGGTAAGGAAATGGGCTTTAAGTTCCTCTGAGCTCCATGAGGTGCTGACCCTTCCAGAGATGAATCTGAGAAGGCTCAGTGCCTCCCATGTGTGCTTGCAGAAGGGTGGCAGCTCCTACAGGGTGCTGTAGGAGAGATTTGTGTTCtgccatgaaaagatgtttcctttcctcctctgtAGGCCTTCTGGTTGCCAACTATCGACGACTAATTCCTGCACTGTGGCTGTCGGATGGCTCCATACTGCTAACAGCAGCACGTCATTGCAAGCATAGTTTTGGAATTGCCTACATCTCCTAGACTGTTCCTGTTCCTGCGTATTTTCCATGTCTTACCTTTATCTACAGCATTCCGTTGTGAGGACTGCTCCTCTTGGCCTCCTGGCACGCTCAAGAAGCAGTATGCTACAGGTTCTTACCTTCCAGTCCATGCCCAGCAGGCTTTAGCCCAAGATGGAACTGACACAGTGTTGTTTCTTAGAGCCGTGAATTCTGTTTTATCTACAAAATGtttgtggcattttttaaagctgtaattATGTTTTCCTGCTGTAAATGCACAAGGCTATTGATGTTCCAATGTGGAGCGTGCAGTTCCTTTCCATAAGTGCATGTTTTTAACGTCTGGGATCTCTGGTTTCACTGCAGTCCACAGATGCAAATACTTCTGTGCCAAATGTGAACACTGACAGTTTTCAATGGCAGATGCTGGATTCTCTTGCAGTGGAACATGCACCAGAAGTGTGGGTAGCTGTGAATGTACCTCATACATCTTGTCATCATTATTTTTTTGGCAATTTAGTGTGTAACTGCACAGGTTTCATCCACTGTCAGAGGTTGCCAAAGCCtccctgctgtttgctgtgTCAACATCCTGGAGGCACAGACAGCACTGTTGAGGTCCGGCCAGTGTCCCGAGCAATAAAGGAGTCTGTCAGCAGAAGATGGAGAAACCACACTGAGACGGAAAGCACAGTCTGCCTGTGTATCTCCCTTATGTACCATTTTGGCTGATCTTACTTGTAAATATCATGGGGTGGGTGGGCAGTGGGAATGGGccatatttttttacttttagatataaaataatatgaTGTGGGCCAGTAATGTGAGGTGTCTAGGCTGTTTACTTTCACTGATGCAGTTTTCTGCCCCCTGGTTTGTAAATAAGCTCCACGAAATTCATCCCACAGGAGGCTTAGACTGGTATCCCTTCATTGGTAAAACTGACATAGGTAGTCTATCACACAGTTTGGCACTGGTCTGCAGGTTTTTGGTGATAGCTCCAAAAGAGCAATGAATCCTTTGTCAGGTGGTGTCTtcagaaaggaatttaaaaaatcttagGTATGACTGTGCTGACTCTGCTTTGCTGTGGTCCTCCTCCAAGGAATGCCCCTGCAAAGAGATGGGGAGGGACATGCTCTCCTGCCTCAGGGGCTTGTAGCATTGAAAAGCTGGCAGGCTGGTCTTCAGGCCCAgttctggtttctttttcctgaaatgctgCTTCAATGGAATGTATCCACCAGCAAGTTGAGACAGGCCTGGTGAAAATGTAATGTTCACTGTATTCTTGCCTTTCCAAACACACTTGGGTTTGCACTTGGGAAGTCTGTTCTTTCCCTTGCCCAGTCACATGTGCTTCCCTGCTCATAAATATGAAAAGCTGGCAAGGTGACAAGACAGTAACAGGCTTGTTCTCTGCTCTCCAGGGCCACTCCATACTGGCAAACCATGCTGGAGCGTTTTACTAAGGTCAGTTTCCTGATGTTCCCCTGTTACAGCAAAGTTCATCTCACCTGTATACAGTTCACATCATGGCTCCCTGGAAGAGTAAATGCCTTGTAGGacagctgtttctgttttgctttttcttgcatttttttttgtctcctccCAGTCCTTGTCCAAGGAAAGGTGCTGTGCTAAGACCTGCATATGGGCACTGAGCATTTCTGCGCTGCTGGTTCGATTCAGGTTGCAGCAATTGCCTGTGGCAGTGCAGGAGCACTGCCCACACAGGGCAGGTTCACACCATGGTGCTCGATCTATGCTGTGGTtgtggttctgctgctgctgccacaccagGCATTTCTAACCACAGGTCTGCAATGTGACTTCACCATCCTCCAGCAGGGTGATGGATGCTTTCCCTCTGCCacacagacctgctgcaggagatgcagATGAGAGGTTCATGC
This region of Vidua chalybeata isolate OUT-0048 chromosome 12, bVidCha1 merged haplotype, whole genome shotgun sequence genomic DNA includes:
- the WDR82 gene encoding WD repeat-containing protein 82, yielding MKLTDNVLRSFRVAKVFRENSDKINCFDFSPNGETVISSSDDDSIVLYDCQEGKPKRTLYSKKYGVDLIRYTHAANTVVYSSNKIDDTIRYLSLHDNKYIRYFPGHTKRVVALSMSPVDDTFISGSLDKTIRLWDLRSPNCQGLMHLQGKPVCSFDPEGLIFAAGVNSEMVKLYDLRSFDKGPFATFKMQYDRTCEWTGLKFSNDGKLILISTNGGFIRLIDAFKGAVLHTFGGYNNSKAVTLEASFTPDSQFIMIGSEDGKIHVWNGESGMKVAVLDGKHTGPITCLQFNPKFMTFASACSNMAFWLPTIDD